In the Kitasatospora terrestris genome, one interval contains:
- a CDS encoding GAF domain-containing protein, protein MELQRGSRPAPRRLRPLSGNALARVHERAMGGDTAPDDLRPEIGDSWERLRRIGLDPELGRNVRRVGPAELEHMRRENGLDEVLPMLRSTLLAGDGTPLVLAIAGPRGHVLWLDGDRPLLRDADQIGFEEGARWVEDEVGTNGIGMAVRTARPARVHSAEHYLRSHHSWTCIAAPIRDPRTGRLAGVVNLSGPAHNGAPYLRQLTLAAGRLAEAELRARHLESLHRLRTVAGPLLARFDGPALVVDGAGWTAAAVGLPTVPRLALPTGPPAIGPGGTRWLPEIGECVIEPLADGWLIRPTGGPAAEVAEQTEGARIRLDLSRPDRSELHVTGAAGDWSYLPSPRHAELLLLLAVHRDGLSAARLAEALFADPARTVTVRAELSRLRRRLGGLLDHRPYRFAAAAEVTVAGPAEPFDLLPGSTAPAIRDLRTALAAGTHRLPGDR, encoded by the coding sequence GTGGAATTGCAGCGGGGCTCACGGCCGGCGCCGAGGCGGCTGCGCCCGCTCTCCGGCAACGCCCTGGCCAGGGTGCACGAACGCGCGATGGGCGGCGACACCGCCCCGGACGACCTGCGTCCCGAGATCGGCGACTCCTGGGAACGGCTGCGCCGGATCGGCCTCGACCCCGAACTCGGCCGCAACGTCCGCCGGGTGGGGCCCGCCGAACTGGAGCACATGCGCCGCGAGAACGGCCTGGACGAGGTCCTGCCGATGCTCCGCTCCACCCTGCTGGCCGGCGACGGCACCCCGCTGGTGCTGGCCATCGCCGGTCCGCGCGGCCACGTGCTATGGCTGGACGGCGACCGGCCGCTGCTGCGCGACGCCGACCAGATCGGGTTCGAGGAGGGCGCCCGCTGGGTCGAGGACGAGGTCGGCACCAACGGCATCGGGATGGCGGTGCGCACCGCCCGCCCGGCCCGGGTCCACTCGGCCGAGCACTACCTGCGCAGCCACCACTCCTGGACGTGCATCGCCGCCCCGATCCGCGACCCGCGCACCGGCCGGCTGGCCGGCGTGGTCAACCTCAGCGGCCCCGCCCACAACGGCGCCCCGTACCTGCGCCAGCTGACCCTGGCCGCCGGCCGGCTGGCCGAGGCCGAACTGCGCGCCCGGCACCTGGAGTCGCTGCACCGGCTGCGGACCGTCGCCGGTCCGCTGCTGGCCCGCTTCGACGGGCCCGCGCTGGTGGTCGACGGCGCGGGCTGGACCGCCGCGGCGGTCGGCCTGCCCACCGTCCCCCGGCTCGCCCTGCCGACCGGGCCGCCGGCGATCGGCCCCGGCGGCACCCGGTGGCTGCCCGAGATCGGCGAGTGCGTGATCGAACCGCTCGCCGACGGCTGGCTGATCCGGCCAACCGGCGGCCCCGCCGCGGAGGTCGCCGAGCAGACCGAGGGCGCCCGGATCCGACTCGACCTCAGCCGCCCGGACCGGTCGGAGCTGCACGTCACCGGCGCCGCCGGCGACTGGTCGTACCTGCCGAGCCCGCGCCACGCGGAGCTGCTGCTGCTGCTCGCCGTGCACCGCGACGGCCTCTCCGCCGCCCGGCTCGCCGAGGCGCTGTTCGCCGACCCGGCGCGCACCGTCACCGTGCGCGCCGAGCTCTCCCGGCTGCGCCGCCGGCTGGGCGGGCTGCTCGACCACCGGCCCTACCGGTTCGCGGCCGCCGCCGAGGTCACCGTGGCCGGGCCCGCCGAACCCTTCGACCTGCTGCCCGGCTCCACCGCGCCCGCGATCCGCGACCTGCGCACCGCCCTGGCAGCCGGCACCCACCGCCTGCCCGGCGACCGGTAG
- a CDS encoding pyridoxamine 5'-phosphate oxidase family protein produces the protein MPYRLDVTQGDWPAEELAKGVEGILSESMVLTLATAGPERGPHANLAFFAYDTDLVLYFVSERSTRHSLNLAEEARAAATVFLPPPVFGEQLRGIQLTGGAGEAWGRQAEAALEAYRSRYPGFAQDPEVRGQFLAGGGAAALYRFQVEELTAVDEPQFGRRNYLRARVLR, from the coding sequence ATGCCGTACCGCCTCGACGTCACCCAGGGCGACTGGCCCGCGGAGGAGCTCGCGAAGGGGGTCGAGGGCATCCTGTCGGAGAGCATGGTGCTGACCCTCGCCACCGCAGGACCCGAGCGCGGCCCGCACGCCAACCTGGCCTTCTTCGCGTACGACACCGACCTGGTGCTCTACTTCGTCAGCGAGCGCTCCACCCGGCACAGCCTCAACCTGGCCGAGGAGGCGCGGGCCGCCGCGACCGTCTTCCTGCCGCCGCCGGTCTTCGGCGAGCAGCTGCGCGGCATCCAGCTGACCGGCGGCGCGGGCGAGGCGTGGGGACGGCAGGCGGAGGCGGCGCTGGAGGCCTACCGGAGCCGGTACCCGGGCTTCGCGCAGGACCCGGAGGTCCGCGGGCAGTTCCTGGCCGGAGGCGGCGCGGCCGCGCTGTACCGCTTCCAGGTGGAGGAGCTCACGGCGGTGGACGAGCCGCAGTTCGGGCGGCGCAACTACCTGCGGGCCCGGGTGCTGAGATGA
- a CDS encoding phosphonatase-like hydrolase — MNPVDVKLVVLDMAGTTVADDGLVERAFDAAAGALGVEPGTPEHARMAEHVRATMGESKISVFRHLFGEEEKAQRANLAFEAAYHELVDGGLCVALPGAAEAIERLRTAGRRTVLTTGFSRSTQDRILTALGWHGIADLTLCPAEAGRGRPYPDLALTALLRTGTDSVHEMAVVGDTGYDMLTGTRAGAAVVAGVLTGAHREERLRADGATHVLGSIAELPGLLLG; from the coding sequence ATGAACCCTGTTGATGTGAAGCTGGTCGTCCTGGACATGGCCGGGACAACGGTCGCCGACGACGGACTGGTCGAGCGCGCCTTCGACGCGGCCGCCGGCGCCCTCGGCGTCGAGCCCGGCACCCCCGAGCACGCCCGCATGGCCGAGCACGTCCGCGCCACCATGGGCGAGTCCAAGATCTCCGTCTTCCGGCACCTCTTCGGCGAGGAGGAGAAGGCCCAGCGGGCCAACCTCGCCTTCGAGGCCGCCTACCACGAGCTGGTCGACGGCGGCCTGTGCGTCGCCCTGCCGGGCGCCGCCGAGGCCATCGAGCGGCTGCGCACCGCCGGCCGCAGGACCGTCCTGACCACCGGGTTCTCCCGCTCCACCCAGGACCGCATCCTCACCGCCCTCGGCTGGCACGGCATCGCCGACCTCACCCTCTGCCCCGCCGAGGCCGGCCGCGGCCGCCCCTACCCCGACCTGGCCCTCACCGCGCTGCTGCGCACCGGCACCGACTCCGTCCACGAGATGGCCGTCGTCGGCGACACCGGCTACGACATGCTCACCGGCACCCGGGCGGGCGCCGCGGTGGTGGCCGGCGTGCTCACCGGCGCGCACCGCGAGGAGCGGCTGCGGGCCGACGGCGCCACCCACGTGCTCGGCTCGATCGCCGAGCTGCCCGGGCTGCTGCTCGGCTGA
- a CDS encoding glycoside hydrolase family 3 N-terminal domain-containing protein, producing the protein MYSYPGTVPPDALLARIRQGRVAGVIFFTENVGDPDAFRAAVERLRQAQRESPVQRPLLLMTDQEGGKVRRLPGAPEESAKQVAGSAHPTAEAAATGEAAGRNLASYGLNVNLAPVLDVYTQAGDFSDALGRSYSSNPTVVGRLGSAFIKAQQGVGVAATAKHFPGLGTAPAGANTDEGPVVLTAGTARLRGVDEVPYRAAIAAGVKLVMLSWAVYPALDGSRPAGMSPTVVQGELRGRVGYAGVTVSDALEAQALNAYGTTGARAAGAAGAGVDLLLCSARSVQQGDEAAAALAAGLRDGTLERAQFEAAVGRVDALRAGLG; encoded by the coding sequence GTGTACTCGTACCCCGGGACGGTGCCGCCGGACGCGCTGCTCGCTCGGATCCGGCAGGGCCGGGTCGCCGGCGTCATCTTCTTCACCGAGAACGTCGGCGACCCGGACGCCTTCCGGGCGGCGGTGGAGCGGCTGCGGCAGGCGCAGCGGGAGAGCCCGGTGCAGCGGCCGCTGCTGCTGATGACCGATCAGGAGGGCGGGAAGGTCCGGAGGCTGCCCGGCGCGCCCGAGGAGTCGGCCAAGCAGGTGGCGGGTTCGGCGCACCCGACCGCGGAGGCGGCGGCGACCGGCGAGGCGGCCGGCCGGAACCTCGCCTCGTACGGGCTGAACGTCAACCTGGCGCCCGTGCTCGATGTCTACACGCAGGCCGGAGACTTCTCCGACGCGCTCGGACGCTCCTACAGCAGCAACCCCACGGTGGTCGGGCGGCTGGGGTCGGCGTTCATCAAGGCCCAGCAGGGGGTGGGCGTGGCCGCGACCGCCAAGCACTTCCCCGGGCTCGGGACGGCGCCCGCCGGGGCGAACACCGACGAGGGGCCGGTGGTGCTGACCGCCGGGACGGCCCGGCTGCGCGGCGTCGACGAGGTGCCGTACCGGGCGGCGATCGCGGCCGGGGTGAAGCTGGTGATGCTCTCCTGGGCCGTCTACCCCGCGCTGGACGGCAGCCGGCCGGCCGGGATGTCGCCGACGGTCGTCCAGGGCGAGCTGCGCGGGCGGGTCGGGTACGCCGGGGTGACCGTCAGCGACGCGCTGGAGGCGCAGGCGCTGAACGCGTACGGCACCACCGGCGCCCGGGCGGCCGGTGCGGCGGGGGCGGGCGTGGACCTGCTGCTCTGCTCGGCGAGGAGCGTGCAGCAGGGCGACGAGGCCGCCGCCGCGCTGGCCGCCGGCCTGCGCGACGGCACCCTGGAACGGGCGCAGTTCGAGGCGGCGGTGGGCCGGGTCGACGCGCTGCGGGCCGGGCTGGGCTGA
- a CDS encoding multidrug efflux SMR transporter: protein MPYVLLALAIAAEVCATSMLKLTDGFSRLWPSLGVALGYMLSFLLLGRALKHIPVSVAYAVWSGVGTAAVAAIGATLFGETLGRLQWLGIAVVIVGVVLINLRSTH, encoded by the coding sequence ATGCCCTACGTCCTGCTCGCCCTCGCCATCGCCGCCGAGGTCTGCGCCACCAGCATGCTCAAGCTCACCGACGGCTTCTCCCGCCTGTGGCCCAGCCTCGGCGTGGCCCTCGGCTACATGCTCTCCTTCCTGCTGCTCGGCCGCGCCCTCAAGCACATCCCCGTGTCGGTCGCGTACGCCGTCTGGTCGGGGGTCGGCACCGCCGCCGTCGCCGCGATCGGCGCCACCCTCTTCGGCGAGACGCTCGGCCGCCTCCAGTGGCTCGGCATCGCCGTCGTCATCGTCGGCGTCGTGCTGATCAACCTGCGCTCCACCCACTGA
- a CDS encoding HAD family phosphatase, with translation MPETTPAAVLFDMDGTLVDTEHLWWQAAAELAAELDLTLTDADLPEVLGRAVEHTAAHLHRTSNTSRPEAELVDRLNDSFTAKVAADVVPRPGALALLTELHDAAVPTALVSASPRRVVDLVLDTLGTHWFTTTLAAEDTPATKPDPAPYLAAAARLGLDPAACVAVEDTPTGVASAHAAGCAVLAVPSTVPIPATDRVTLLDSLEHADLPLLARLVA, from the coding sequence ATGCCTGAAACCACCCCCGCCGCCGTCCTGTTCGACATGGACGGCACCCTCGTCGACACCGAGCACCTCTGGTGGCAGGCGGCCGCCGAGCTCGCCGCCGAGCTCGACCTCACCCTGACCGACGCCGACCTCCCCGAGGTCCTGGGCCGGGCCGTCGAGCACACCGCCGCCCACCTGCACCGCACCAGCAACACCAGCCGCCCCGAGGCCGAACTGGTCGACCGCCTGAACGACTCCTTCACCGCCAAGGTCGCCGCCGACGTCGTCCCGCGCCCCGGCGCCCTCGCCCTGCTCACCGAGCTGCACGACGCCGCCGTGCCCACCGCCCTGGTCTCCGCGTCCCCGCGCCGGGTGGTCGACCTGGTCCTGGACACCCTCGGCACCCACTGGTTCACCACCACACTCGCCGCCGAGGACACCCCGGCCACCAAGCCCGACCCGGCCCCGTACCTCGCCGCCGCCGCCCGCCTCGGCCTCGACCCCGCCGCCTGCGTCGCCGTCGAGGACACCCCGACCGGCGTCGCCTCCGCGCACGCCGCCGGCTGCGCCGTGCTCGCCGTCCCGTCGACCGTGCCCATCCCGGCGACCGACCGCGTCACCCTGCTCGACAGCCTCGAACACGCCGACCTGCCGCTGCTCGCCCGGCTCGTCGCCTGA
- a CDS encoding ABC transporter ATP-binding protein — protein MSTATLAKTATSATVEFRALRRAFGATTALDGLDLTVNPGELLALLGPSGCGKTTALRILAGFESHDSGQVLVDGEDVTKTPAHKRDAGMVFQSYSLFPHLTAIDNVAFGLRMRGTGKAERRRRAQELLELVGLPQRAEHYPHQMSGGQQQRIALARALALQPRVLLLDEPLSALDAKVRLNLREEIRRLQQELGITTLFVTHDQEEALSMADRVAVLRAGRLEQCASPNELYARPATAFVAEFVGTMSRIPCERADGHAVTVLGRRHPVEGALPADGELHVLVRPENVLLTPSAHGPAQVVAASFLGAVTRLTVRLADGTGIKADLPTEAAGALPLGSTAELVLPDRPVLVDRR, from the coding sequence ATGAGCACCGCCACCCTCGCGAAGACCGCGACCAGCGCCACCGTCGAGTTCCGCGCCCTGCGCCGCGCCTTCGGCGCCACCACCGCGCTGGACGGCCTGGACCTGACCGTCAACCCGGGCGAACTGCTCGCCCTGCTCGGCCCGTCCGGCTGCGGCAAGACCACCGCGCTGCGGATCCTGGCCGGCTTCGAGTCGCACGACTCCGGCCAGGTCCTGGTCGACGGCGAGGACGTCACGAAGACCCCCGCGCACAAGCGCGACGCCGGCATGGTCTTCCAGTCCTACAGCCTCTTCCCGCACCTCACCGCGATCGACAACGTCGCGTTCGGCCTGCGGATGCGCGGCACCGGCAAGGCCGAGCGCCGCCGGCGCGCCCAGGAGCTGCTGGAGCTGGTCGGCCTGCCGCAGCGCGCCGAGCACTACCCGCACCAGATGTCCGGCGGCCAGCAGCAGCGCATCGCGCTCGCCCGGGCGCTCGCCCTGCAGCCGCGGGTGCTGCTGCTGGACGAGCCGCTGTCCGCGCTGGACGCCAAGGTCCGGCTCAACCTGCGCGAGGAGATCCGGCGGCTCCAGCAGGAGTTGGGGATCACCACCCTGTTCGTGACGCACGACCAGGAGGAGGCGCTGTCGATGGCCGACCGGGTCGCCGTGCTCCGCGCCGGCCGACTGGAGCAGTGCGCCTCGCCGAACGAGCTGTACGCCCGGCCCGCCACCGCGTTCGTGGCCGAGTTCGTCGGCACCATGAGCCGGATCCCGTGCGAGCGCGCCGACGGCCACGCGGTCACCGTCCTCGGCCGCCGCCACCCGGTCGAGGGCGCGCTGCCCGCCGACGGCGAGCTGCACGTCCTGGTCCGCCCCGAGAACGTGCTCCTCACGCCCTCGGCGCACGGCCCGGCGCAGGTGGTCGCCGCGTCCTTCCTCGGCGCGGTCACCCGGCTCACCGTCCGGCTCGCCGACGGCACCGGGATCAAGGCCGACCTGCCCACCGAGGCCGCCGGCGCCCTCCCGCTCGGCTCCACCGCCGAGCTCGTCCTGCCCGACCGGCCGGTCCTGGTCGACCGGCGCTAG
- a CDS encoding ABC transporter permease → MAQLISRLRVWRGAVLLLAGVYFLVPMAASVWFSVNDVNGIDFDAYTGLLSAPGFTESLVLTLELAAVTVVVLLLLLVPAMIAVRLGSPRLRPVLEVVCALPLVVPPVALTAGLIGVLRWGPDHLMDTPFFQTMVFVQQPEFPLVLVIAYVLMSLPLAHRALDAGLRAVDVRTLVEAARNCGASWPRAVFSVILPNLRGALLNASFLTLALVLGEFTAASILGYQPFSVWIYSVGNSQGQMSVAVSVLSLLITWVLLLLLAAAGRERRTTAAS, encoded by the coding sequence ATGGCTCAGCTGATCTCACGTCTGCGCGTGTGGCGCGGCGCCGTCCTGCTGCTGGCCGGGGTCTACTTCCTGGTCCCGATGGCGGCCTCGGTCTGGTTCTCGGTCAACGACGTCAACGGCATCGACTTCGACGCCTACACCGGCCTGCTGAGCGCTCCCGGCTTCACCGAGAGCCTGGTGCTGACCCTGGAGCTGGCCGCCGTCACCGTGGTGGTGCTGCTCCTGCTGCTGGTCCCCGCGATGATCGCGGTCCGGCTCGGCTCGCCGAGGCTGCGCCCGGTCCTCGAAGTAGTGTGCGCCCTGCCGCTAGTCGTCCCGCCGGTCGCGCTGACCGCCGGTCTGATCGGCGTGCTGCGCTGGGGCCCTGACCACCTGATGGACACGCCGTTCTTCCAGACGATGGTCTTCGTCCAGCAGCCGGAGTTCCCGCTGGTGCTGGTGATCGCGTACGTGCTGATGTCGCTGCCGCTCGCCCACCGCGCGCTGGACGCAGGTCTGCGCGCGGTGGACGTCCGCACCCTGGTCGAGGCGGCCCGCAACTGCGGTGCGAGCTGGCCGCGCGCGGTGTTCTCGGTGATCCTGCCGAACCTGCGCGGCGCCCTGCTGAACGCCTCCTTCCTCACCCTGGCCCTGGTGCTCGGCGAGTTCACCGCCGCCTCCATCCTCGGCTACCAGCCCTTCTCGGTCTGGATCTACTCGGTCGGCAACAGCCAGGGCCAGATGTCCGTCGCGGTGTCCGTGCTCAGCCTGCTGATCACCTGGGTGCTGCTGCTCCTGCTGGCCGCCGCCGGGCGCGAGCGCCGCACCACCGCCGCTTCCTGA